The following proteins are encoded in a genomic region of Paralichthys olivaceus isolate ysfri-2021 chromosome 23, ASM2471397v2, whole genome shotgun sequence:
- the LOC109645641 gene encoding F-box only protein 15-like isoform X1 — translation MQRTGSPDWRVKSVTSVMAAGRGEFFRSLWTGLETLSPPGGRPAPPGRGRAMPRPERGPAGSRGWRRPPRAASSRVTGSFRRERKERKSTDVLQMKPPQPRDVHLDRLPPEILVKILSFLDASSLFCISHVSTLFHQLANDDGLWKKIYTSEFRSQTWRPKSAHEAASRVEEEVEEEEQSLGHWKKIYFSTLAGREVNKWKRELKDIRLYTGLPRQTEWLLRTLNVSWELTLCDCWGQETVLQESRVHFLDSSVIVRWSEGVFPRYRHISSIQVHGVRKEMQKSSRVRPSWRSLILKLDMETERRSIIGSDKLIKLILLSPGVIIGSWRGADTVAFIMVSLHFHKLVEKSLLGSPACLYSEPVENSHPAFDSQGYSVHFVLHNTGTEITSDHFSHVCCRTVRLERELLQLKLIDSTVLHQHKLLSGNIKLPWKSEELEGAVENCCIMTLTVLDRFLKPVWCVSTPIFIRMAKRPLSITYCGEHFLMDYNGPGGKVKMKLVWMKEQKQFFLISLIIYI, via the exons ATGCAGCGGACCGGAAGTCCTGACTGGCGGGTAAAGTCAGTGACCTCCGTGATGGCGGCGGGTCGAGGGGAGTTCTTCCGGAGCCTGTGGACGGGTCTGGAgactctgtctcctccaggagGACGACCAGCACCGCCGGGACGCGGCAGAGCGATGCCCAGGCCGGAGAGAGGCCCTGCGGGCAGCCGAGGCTGGAGGAGGCCGCCGAGGGCCGCGTCGAGCCGAGTCACCGGGAG cttccggagagaaagaaaagagagaaagtcaaCAGATGTCCTCCAGATGAAGCCTCCTCAGCCCAGAGACGTCCACCTGGACAG GCTGCCGCCGGAGATCCTGGTGAAGATTCTCTCGTTCCTGGACGCCTCCTCGCTGTTCTGCATCAGTCATGTCAGCACACTCTTCCACCAGCTCGCCAACGATGA CGGCCTGTGGAAGAAGATTTACACCTCGGAGTTTAGGAGTCAGACCTGGAGGCCAAAGTCGGCGCATGAGGCAGCGAGtcgggtggaggaggaggtggaggaggaggagcagtcaCTGGGACACTGGAAGAAGATTTACTTCAGCACACTGGCTGGACGAGAGGTGAATAAGTGGAAGAGAGAGCTGAAAGACATCAGGCTGTACACGGGGCTGCCCCGGCAGACAGAGTGGCTCCTCAG GACCCTGAACGTGAGCTGGGAGCTGACGCTGTGCGACTGCTGGGGGCAGGAGACGGTGCTGCAGGAGAGTCGAGTGCACTTCCTCGATTCCTCAGTGATCGTCCGCTGGAGCGAGGGCGTCTTCCCCAGGTACCGTCACATCAGCAGCATCCAGGTGCACGGCGTCAGGAAGGAGATGCAGAAGAGCTCCAGAGTCAG gcCCAGCTGGAGGTCTCTGATTTTAAAGCTGGACATGGAGACTGAGCGTCGTAGCATCATCGGCAGCGACAAACTGATCAAACTGATACTTCTGTCGCCGGGCGTCATCATCGGCAGCTGGAGG ggtgcGGACACTGTGGCCTTCATCATGGTCAGTCTTCACTTCCACAAGCTGGTGGAGAAGAGTCTGTTGGGATCTCCAGCCTG CCTGTACTCTGAACCCGTGGAGAACTCACACCCTGCGTTTGACTCACAAGGCTACAGCGTCCACTTTGTCCTGCACAACACCGGCACTGAGATCACGTCGGACCACTTCAGTCACGTCTGCTGTCGCACAG TTCGGCTGGAGCGTGAACTTCTGCAGTTGAAGCTCATCGACAGCACCGTCTTGCACCAGCACAAACTGCTGTCTGGAAACATCAAGCTGCCGTGGAAGAGCGAGGAGCTGGAGGGAGCAGTGGAG AACTGCTGCATCATGACGCTGACGGTGCTGGACAGGTTCCTGAAACCAGTCTGGTGTGTCAGCACGCCGATCTTCATCAGGATGGCGAAGAGGCCTCTGTCCATCACGTACTGCGGCGAGCACTTCCTGATGGACTACAACGGCCCCGGCGGTAAGGTGAAGATGAAGCTGGTGTGGATGAAGGAGCAGAAGCAGTTTTTCCTCATCAGCCTCATCATCTACATTTAA
- the LOC109645641 gene encoding F-box only protein 15-like isoform X2, producing the protein MQRTGSPDWRVKSVTSVMAAGRGEFFRSLWTGLETLSPPGGRPAPPGRGRAMPRPERGPAGSRGWRRPPRAASSRVTGSFRRERKERKSTDVLQMKPPQPRDVHLDRLPPEILVKILSFLDASSLFCISHVSTLFHQLANDDGLWKKIYTSEFRSQTWRPKSAHEAASRVEEEVEEEEQSLGHWKKIYFSTLAGREVNKWKRELKDIRLYTGLPRQTEWLLRTLNVSWELTLCDCWGQETVLQESRVHFLDSSVIVRWSEGVFPRYRHISSIQVHGVRKEMQKSSRVRPSWRSLILKLDMETERRSIIGSDKLIKLILLSPGVIIGSWRGADTVAFIMVSLHFHKLVEKSLLGSPACLYSEPVENSHPAFDSQGYSVHFVLHNTGTEITSDHFSHVCCRTVRLERELLQLKLIDSTVLHQHKLLSGNIKLPWKSEELEGAVENCCIMTLTVLDRFLKPVWCVSTPIFIRMAKRPLSITYCGEHFLMDYNGPGGVGDGQEDEL; encoded by the exons ATGCAGCGGACCGGAAGTCCTGACTGGCGGGTAAAGTCAGTGACCTCCGTGATGGCGGCGGGTCGAGGGGAGTTCTTCCGGAGCCTGTGGACGGGTCTGGAgactctgtctcctccaggagGACGACCAGCACCGCCGGGACGCGGCAGAGCGATGCCCAGGCCGGAGAGAGGCCCTGCGGGCAGCCGAGGCTGGAGGAGGCCGCCGAGGGCCGCGTCGAGCCGAGTCACCGGGAG cttccggagagaaagaaaagagagaaagtcaaCAGATGTCCTCCAGATGAAGCCTCCTCAGCCCAGAGACGTCCACCTGGACAG GCTGCCGCCGGAGATCCTGGTGAAGATTCTCTCGTTCCTGGACGCCTCCTCGCTGTTCTGCATCAGTCATGTCAGCACACTCTTCCACCAGCTCGCCAACGATGA CGGCCTGTGGAAGAAGATTTACACCTCGGAGTTTAGGAGTCAGACCTGGAGGCCAAAGTCGGCGCATGAGGCAGCGAGtcgggtggaggaggaggtggaggaggaggagcagtcaCTGGGACACTGGAAGAAGATTTACTTCAGCACACTGGCTGGACGAGAGGTGAATAAGTGGAAGAGAGAGCTGAAAGACATCAGGCTGTACACGGGGCTGCCCCGGCAGACAGAGTGGCTCCTCAG GACCCTGAACGTGAGCTGGGAGCTGACGCTGTGCGACTGCTGGGGGCAGGAGACGGTGCTGCAGGAGAGTCGAGTGCACTTCCTCGATTCCTCAGTGATCGTCCGCTGGAGCGAGGGCGTCTTCCCCAGGTACCGTCACATCAGCAGCATCCAGGTGCACGGCGTCAGGAAGGAGATGCAGAAGAGCTCCAGAGTCAG gcCCAGCTGGAGGTCTCTGATTTTAAAGCTGGACATGGAGACTGAGCGTCGTAGCATCATCGGCAGCGACAAACTGATCAAACTGATACTTCTGTCGCCGGGCGTCATCATCGGCAGCTGGAGG ggtgcGGACACTGTGGCCTTCATCATGGTCAGTCTTCACTTCCACAAGCTGGTGGAGAAGAGTCTGTTGGGATCTCCAGCCTG CCTGTACTCTGAACCCGTGGAGAACTCACACCCTGCGTTTGACTCACAAGGCTACAGCGTCCACTTTGTCCTGCACAACACCGGCACTGAGATCACGTCGGACCACTTCAGTCACGTCTGCTGTCGCACAG TTCGGCTGGAGCGTGAACTTCTGCAGTTGAAGCTCATCGACAGCACCGTCTTGCACCAGCACAAACTGCTGTCTGGAAACATCAAGCTGCCGTGGAAGAGCGAGGAGCTGGAGGGAGCAGTGGAG AACTGCTGCATCATGACGCTGACGGTGCTGGACAGGTTCCTGAAACCAGTCTGGTGTGTCAGCACGCCGATCTTCATCAGGATGGCGAAGAGGCCTCTGTCCATCACGTACTGCGGCGAGCACTTCCTGATGGACTACAACGGCCCCGGCG GTGTCGGAGACGGACAGGAGGATGAGTTGTAG
- the tspan9b gene encoding tetraspanin-9, protein MAVNKCVKYLLFFFNLLFWLSGCIILGVSIYLKVNKDGNQLTDEALPGIDLMIAIGVIIMLLGFLGCCGAIKENRCMLLLFFIFLLLIFILLLAAGILGAVGESKVKDWVKERLDKFTPLSKQPADVREDVEKMQRELKCCGLVNGQSDWDTVPDSCRCNSTDPECKSAGIYSEPCADKIISLMEKHMEVVLGIAFAIAVLLIFGMAFSMILYCQIGRKESGATTTNA, encoded by the exons atGGCTGTGAATAAGTGCGTCAAAtatctgctcttcttcttcaacCTTCTCTTCTGG CTGAGTGGTTGCATCATTCTGGGCGTGTCCATCTACCTGAAAGTCAATAAGGATGGAAACCAG cTCACTGACGAGGCTCTTCCTGGCATCGACCTGATGATCGCCATCGGCGTCATCATCATGTTGCTCGGGTTCCTGGGCTGCTGCGGAGCCATCAAAGAGAACCGctgcatgctgctgctg ttcttcatcttcctcctcctcatcttcatcctcctgctgGCAGCAGGAATCCTGGGAGCTGTGGGCGAGTCGAag gtgaAGGACTGGGTGAAGGAGCGTCTGGATAAATTCACTCCGCTCTCGAAACAACCAGCGGATGTGAGGGAAGACGTGGAGAAAATGCAGCGGGAG CTGAAATGTTGCGGTCTTGTGAACGGACAGTCCGACTGGGATACGGTTCCAGACTCGTGTCGCTGCAACAGCACCGACCCAGAATGCAAGTCGGCCGGCATCTACAGCGAG CCTTGTGCCGATAAAATCATCAGTCTGATGGAGAAACACATGGAGGTCGTCCTGGGAATCGCTTTCGCCATCGCCGTCTTGCTG ATTTTCGGCATGGCCTTCTCCATGATTCTCTACTGTCAGATCGGCCGGAAGGAGAGCGGCGCCACCACGACCAACGCCTGA
- the LOC109642244 gene encoding 23 kDa integral membrane protein-like: MARCRSYLRGLAICVTVLLMASGVVMIGVGFSSIDGNIPVAVLFNQLSSSDGLLVLQVFGPITVLLSVVGVCAASLDLKPLLLVFSALIFVEFVALIVVAAPLVQVQAQMDSAVDEVFQNVTPLHRAERYIQSQLNKLQTSDSCCGLRSFEDWENQLPVSCFCSPAPPSSDLQLSSRPGNWSSDRRCVMANPPTPQPTDELWVHSEPCGPVLKSYLSFPIKLRIGIISAFATITMAAIALCLALGLEEYWKTPPVETTVDDYNRVKYQPKPSHT; encoded by the exons ATGGCTCGCTGCAGAAGTTACTTACGAGGACTCGccatctgtgtcactgtgttgcTAATG GCGTCTGGCGTCGTGATGATCGGCGTCGGATTCTCCTCCATCGACGGCAACATACCTGTTGCCGTG tTGTTCAACCAGTTGTCCAGTAGTGATGGTTTACTCgtcctccaggtgtttggtcccATCACTGTGCTTTTGTCTGTTGTGGGCGTCTGTGCTGCGTCTTTAGACCTGAAacctctgctgctggtg TTCTCTGCTCTGATTTTCGTGGAGTTCGTGGCTCTGATCGTCGTGGCCGCTCCGCTGGTCCAGGTTCAGGCTCAG ATGGACAGCGCTGTGGACGAGGTGTTTCAGAACGTGACTCCTCTGCACAGAGCGGAACGTTACATCCAGAGTCAGCTGAACAAACTGCAGACTTCA GACTCGTGTTGTGGTTTGAGGAGTTTTGAAGACTGGGAAAatcaacttcctgtttcctgtttctgctCGCCGGCTCCTCCCTCCTCCGACCTGCAGCTGAG CTCTCGGCCTGGTAACTGGAGCTCAGACCGGCGCTGTGTGATggccaacccccccaccccacagcCCACTGATGAATTATGGGTTCACTCTGAG CCCTGCGGCCCCGTCCTGAAGAGCTACTTGAGTTTCCCCATAAAACTCAGGATCGGAATCATTTCAGCGTTCGCCACCATCACG ATGGCGGCCATCGCTCTGTGTCTGGCTTTGGGTCTGGAGGAATACTGGAAGACGCCTCCCGTAGAAACCACCGTCGACGACTACAACCGAGTAAAATACCAACCAAAACCCTCCCACACCtga
- the LOC109642242 gene encoding tetraspanin-8-like: MGKINGCLKCLFIFFNVMFAILGCLLIYGTVRLTAYSFELSAFGSPSLGWMWLFAIGVLGISSLGIYAACAENALALKIFAGFMVAGMIIMMIFGIVMVVTRNKVRDLFESASAELVKPFMDDDGMKEMLNTLQLSAHCCGVVSAKDWGEDIPESCGCRNRGQGPYGGSDQCTARPSGTKGPAQIYELTCSTVIYSYIHLAFGVAMGFFFGCAVTALLGLLISLLMVHQVNRHDASGASIAMKGY; this comes from the exons ATGGGGAAAATTAACGGATGCCTGAAAtgtctcttcatcttcttcaacGTGATGTTTGCT ATCCTCGGATGTTTGCTGATCTACGGGACGGTGAGGCTCACCGCCTACAGCTTCGAG CTGTCGGCGTTCGGGAGCCCCAGCCTGGGTTGGATGTGGTTGTTTGCCATCGGCGTCCTCGGCATCTCCTCCCTGGGGATCTACGCAGCCTGCGCTGAGAACGCTCTGGCCCTGAAAATA TTCGCAGGTTTCATGGTGGCCGGAATGATCATCATGATGATCTTTGGCATCGTTATGGTTGTCACGAGGAACAAG GTCAGAGATCTATTTGAGAGCGCCTCCGCTGAACTGGTGAAGCCCTTCATGGATGACGATGGAATGAAAGAGATGCTCAATACGCTGCAGCTTTCT GCTCACTGCTGTGGAGTGGTGAGCGCCAAGGACTGGGGCGAAGACATCCCTGAGTCCTGTGGGTGCAGGAACAGGGGACAAGGGCCATATGGTGGAAGTGATCAATGCACAGCCAGACCTTCG GGAACCAAAGGACCGGCCCAAATTTATGAACTG ACCTGCAGCACAGTAATCTACTCGTACATTCACCTCGCCTTCGGCGTCGCCATGGGCTTCTtctttggatgtgctgttacaGCG CTGCTCGGCCTGTTGATCTCGCTCCTGATGGTCCATCAGGTCAACCGTCACGACGCATCAGGAGCGTCCATCGCCATGAAGGGCTACTGA